The Balneola sp. genomic interval ACTTTTCCTTGCTCATTCACAATAAACTGTACAGTTACTCGACCTTCAATTCCAGCACGTCGTGCCATTTCAGGATACTTAACACTTCCCTGAAGTTTCGCCATGCCACCTTTGAGGTCAGGCATTTGCTCTACAACAACGAAGAAATCTTCTTCTTCCTCTTCTTCAGGAGGGGGAGGAGGTAGATCCATTGGTGCATCCATGTCAAGTTCAGCATCCAGATCAATCATCTCATCTTCAATGATCTCATCGTTGGGAACTTCTACCGGGACCGGTGGACGCGGAGGTGGTGGAGGTGTTTCAATTTGTTTCGTTTGTACTACTTCCTCCATCTCGACTACATCCTGTTCATCAAGAGCAATAGCTTTTGGGGGTTCAGTTTCGAGGGTGACCTTTACAGCAGTAATCATAAAGAGAAGTGCAATAATCAAACCTGCCTCTAGATAGACAGTGTACGATCTCTTAAGATCTGCTTTAGGTGTTTTTCTTTCTTTTGTCATGGTTCAAATACGATGTTTACCAGTTAAAATGATAAGTTGAAAAGAACGGCATTTTATAAGTACTGTGCAAGTAGTAGCACGAATATTTAACTATTGAAACAAACTTTTAGTCTTTATCGTTTTTTGCAGTTTGTTAATACCGGCTCTTTCAACGGCCTGTGATCAACTAACTAAAGTGCAATGCTAATCTCTATCGCATTATAATGCGGTGTCTGCTTTAAATTCTGAAACCCTTTTGGAAAGTATATAAAGGACTATTAGCGCTAATCCGGTTCCGGTAATATCAGCCAGAAAATCCATTACCTCAGGCGTTCGTTGTGTCGGTAAAAGATATTGTAGTACTTCGATGAGCAGTCCAAAAAATGCTCCAACCAAAAATACAGGAAAGAGCTTGTATTTCTTTTTTAAAAACCGAACAAGGCCATAAAATAAAGTCCAGGCTCCAAACATCAACAAATGGACGAGCTTGTCCATACCGACTAAAGAGTTTGGAACTTTATAGCTAACAGGAAATAGTGTCCCGTAAAGAATAACTCCGGTAGAAAGTATCAAAAGAGTAATATAAAGCTTGACCGATCGGGTCAGGAGTTTAGTCGGTTTTTTCATTTTCAAATAATATCAATAGGTGCTAGTGAACCGGAATTCTTAGAGTGAAATTGCTGAGACTTTTCAAATCCGTCCAATAAACCATGGCAGCAAGCGAGCTCAGGTGATGAATATGTTAGCCAATAAGCGCCGATCTTTCCTGCTAAAACATCGCCAAAACCGGCGCGGGAAAAAATTCGGGTTTCGTATCCTGTTAAATAAGAATCTCCTGATTGTGTTCCAATAATAGAAGGCATTCCTTTTGATAAAATAGTAATATTTGTTTGACCGGCTTTTTCTTTAATCAGTTTAAGCCGTTCAAAATCATCACTTACATCTTTCTTGAATAATGATTTTAGTTCTCCTGGATGAGGAGTTAAAATCCAATTTGAAGAGTCGGGTTTTTCCCAGGAGTCCAGTTGAGAAAGCGCAAAAAGCCCATCGGCATCAATGAGTACATCGCCTTGAAGCTTCTGTATCAAGCTTTGGGTAAACTGAATGGTTTCTTCCAGCCTGCCTAATCCGGGGCCTATCAAAACTTTTCCAGGTTTTTCCTGGATAATCTCTGTTACCTGATCGAGATGCTTCTTTTTGAAATACATATCATCCCGATCACCCACCGGTTTTTTAATAATCTGGATTAGCTGCTTTTCATAAACCTCCAGTAGTCCTTTTGGAGTGATAAGAACTACGGCTCCCAGCCCTGCCGACCAAGCACTTTTAGCTGCTAGAATACCGGCACCGGTCAATCCCTCCGAACCAGCTATTATATATAGTACACCGCCGTCATATTTGTGTTCAGGTATGTTCCTGGAGGGAGAATTATGGTCTACCCAATCCCTTGAAATCAGGCTGGCAGTAGGTTCTTTGTATTTATTCGGGAAGGAAAGCTCACATAAAATAACTTCCCCGGCAGTTTCAAATCCTTGGTTTAAATAGAAGCCGGCTTTCAAGGCTCCAAAACTTAAGGTGAAATCAGCCTCAACTGCTATTCCTAAGATTTGGCCTGAATCAGCATGAAGTCCGGTTGGTATGTCTAAAGCAAATACGGGACTTTCTTGTTTATTTATCCATTCAATGGCATCAGAATAGGGAGAACGAACATCTGAGTTGAGGCCGGTTCCCAGCATTCCATCAACAACAAAGTCATAATCTGTTGGGGTGAAGTCATCCCAATCCAGAATCTCAAATTCTTCGTCCAGTTTTTGAATGAGCTCCAGATTCTTTCGAGTGTCCGGGCTCAGTTCACTCCTTCCGGAAAGTAAGCAAATAGAGATTTTATAGTCCTGCTGTGAAAGTAACCGGGCAATGACTAAAGCATCCCCGGCATTATTTCCTTTCCCACAAAAAAAGATCCCGTGCGAACCCGGCTCAACTTCAGATTGAATGAAGTCAGTGGCTCTTGTTCCCGCAATTTCCATCAGCGTAAATCCGTCGATACCGAATTCAGAAATGGTTTTCTCATCCATAGAGCGACACTGTTCGGCCGAGCACAAATAATATGGATGAGGAACCCTGATCATATTAGTATGATCTTGCGAATAAGACTTTTTGCTTCGAAAGCTTTCCGGTAACCATGCATTCTCCAGCTTCGCCATCTTCCAAAGGAATTAAGCGAACCGTAGCTTTGGTTTCATTTTTAATCTTTTCTTCGGTCTCAGGAGTGCCATCCCAGTGTGCCCATACGAAGCCACCTTTATTTTCTATCACTCTCTGGAATTCATCATAAGAATCCACCTCTGAAGTCATTTCTTCGCGACGGGTTTTTGCTTTATTAAACAGCTCATCCTGAATGTCGGTAAGTAGTTTTTGGATACGCTCACTTAAACCTTCTCGGGATTCGATGTTCTTCTCTTTCGTATCACGTCGGGCCAATTCCACATTGTTGTTTTCAAGATCACGGGGTCCCACGGCAATTCGTAATGGAATTCCGGCAGCTTCATGCTCAGCAAATTTATAGCCGGGATTCTGGTTGTCACGGTCGTCCACTTTAATCCGAACTCCGAGTTTTTTCAACTCATCATAGATGCCATCTGCATATTCGAGTACGGCTTCACGTTGCTCATCACTTCTGTAAATAGGCACAATCACAACCTGAGTAGGAGCCAATTTCGGAGGAAGGACTAATCCTTGATCGTCAGAGTGTGTCATAATCAATCCACCAATAAGTCGGGTAGAAACACCCCAGCTGGTTGCCCAAACAAGTTTGTGTTCGCCGTCTTTATCCTGAAATTTCACATCAAAAGCTTTGGCAAAATTCTGTCCCAGGAAGTGGGAGGTACCGGCTTGAAGTGCTTTTCCGTCTTGCATCAATGCTTCAATGCAATACGTTTCAACAGCTCCGGCAAAACGCTCACTGGCTGTTTTCACTCCTTTGATGACCGGCATAGCCATAAATTCTTCCGCAAAAGTAGCATACACATCCAGCATCTGGCGAGTTTCTGCTTCTGCTTCTTCTTGAGTGGCGTGAGCCGTGTGGCCTTCTTGCCATAGGAATTCCATGGTTCGAAGAAAGAGTCGTGTACGCATTTCCCAGCGGACAACATTTGCCCATTGGTTAATTAGAAGCGGAAGGTCGCGGTAGGACTGAATCCAGCCGCGGTAAGTATCCCAGATAATAGTCTCGGAAGTGGGACGTACAATCAGCTCTTCTTCGAGTTTCGAATCGGGATCAACTTCTACTCCGCCATCTACACTCTTGAGTCGGCTGTGAGTTACAACCGCACATTCTTTAGCAAAGCCTTCTACATGCTGGGCTTCTTTTGATAAAAATGATTTAGGGATGAAAAGAGGGAAGTATGCATTTTCATGGCCGGTATCCTTGAACATAGTATCGAGGGCGTCTCGCATATTCTCCCAAAGTGCCATTCCGTTCGGACGAATCACCATGCTGCCACGCACTGGAGAATGTTCTGCAAGTTTAGCTTCCCGGATTACATCCAGATACCATTGTGAATAATCTTTTTCTTGTGAAGTTATTTTTTGTGCCATGAACCTGTTTAATGTGATTTTTAACTAAGAGGTGGAAGTTAAGAAACTTAGCTTAGAGAATAAGGCGTGGGAGGGGAAAATCTTTTATAGCAGCTGACTACTTTAACTCTCGTTATGAAGCTCCGGCTTCCCGTTCTTTTGTGCCGACAAAAGAACCAAAAACTCCCGGCTGTGAAAAAAAAGCTAAAGCTGACTCCATTACACTAAAATAAATCAAAGTTCCATCTCTATAATTGCCTTCAGTCAGTCACTTGTGCGGAGTGATTTATTTCTTAACGCTCCATTTCGTCATCTTTTTAACGCTCATTTTTCTAAGGCCGATTTGATTAAGCTGGATTGCCTAAATCAGACTTAAAAAATGTTTTACCCTTTGTTATATAATGCCGTATATTTAAGGCCTTTGAAAAAAGACGC includes:
- a CDS encoding energy transducer TonB; the protein is MTKERKTPKADLKRSYTVYLEAGLIIALLFMITAVKVTLETEPPKAIALDEQDVVEMEEVVQTKQIETPPPPPRPPVPVEVPNDEIIEDEMIDLDAELDMDAPMDLPPPPPEEEEEEDFFVVVEQMPDLKGGMAKLQGSVKYPEMARRAGIEGRVTVQFIVNEQGKVENAQVVRGIGGGCDEEALKAVQKAEFSPGMQRGRPVRVQYALSINFRLEN
- a CDS encoding NAD(P)H-hydrate epimerase, which encodes MIRVPHPYYLCSAEQCRSMDEKTISEFGIDGFTLMEIAGTRATDFIQSEVEPGSHGIFFCGKGNNAGDALVIARLLSQQDYKISICLLSGRSELSPDTRKNLELIQKLDEEFEILDWDDFTPTDYDFVVDGMLGTGLNSDVRSPYSDAIEWINKQESPVFALDIPTGLHADSGQILGIAVEADFTLSFGALKAGFYLNQGFETAGEVILCELSFPNKYKEPTASLISRDWVDHNSPSRNIPEHKYDGGVLYIIAGSEGLTGAGILAAKSAWSAGLGAVVLITPKGLLEVYEKQLIQIIKKPVGDRDDMYFKKKHLDQVTEIIQEKPGKVLIGPGLGRLEETIQFTQSLIQKLQGDVLIDADGLFALSQLDSWEKPDSSNWILTPHPGELKSLFKKDVSDDFERLKLIKEKAGQTNITILSKGMPSIIGTQSGDSYLTGYETRIFSRAGFGDVLAGKIGAYWLTYSSPELACCHGLLDGFEKSQQFHSKNSGSLAPIDII
- a CDS encoding proline--tRNA ligase, whose protein sequence is MAQKITSQEKDYSQWYLDVIREAKLAEHSPVRGSMVIRPNGMALWENMRDALDTMFKDTGHENAYFPLFIPKSFLSKEAQHVEGFAKECAVVTHSRLKSVDGGVEVDPDSKLEEELIVRPTSETIIWDTYRGWIQSYRDLPLLINQWANVVRWEMRTRLFLRTMEFLWQEGHTAHATQEEAEAETRQMLDVYATFAEEFMAMPVIKGVKTASERFAGAVETYCIEALMQDGKALQAGTSHFLGQNFAKAFDVKFQDKDGEHKLVWATSWGVSTRLIGGLIMTHSDDQGLVLPPKLAPTQVVIVPIYRSDEQREAVLEYADGIYDELKKLGVRIKVDDRDNQNPGYKFAEHEAAGIPLRIAVGPRDLENNNVELARRDTKEKNIESREGLSERIQKLLTDIQDELFNKAKTRREEMTSEVDSYDEFQRVIENKGGFVWAHWDGTPETEEKIKNETKATVRLIPLEDGEAGECMVTGKLSKQKVLFARSY